Proteins from one Acidihalobacter prosperus genomic window:
- a CDS encoding glutamine synthetase family protein, whose translation MSAHDTPHKHPELAAFLQAHPDVVAVDLIVSDVNGILRGKRVSVQSLPKIYADGVNLPGSVFAADITGDTAEETGLGFEIGDADQICHPIPGTLRRTPWHARPTAQLLLTMYDEHGAPYFADPRHRLADMLARFRKDLGLTPVVAVELEFYLIDRARAPDGGPQPPISPVSGEREHKTQVYGIAELDDYGAFLEEVDAACLTQGIPADTAVAEYAPGQYEINLRHQSDPLAACDHAVLLKRVVRSVAQRHGMYATFMAKPYADLPGSGTHIHVSLLDADGHNVFGNGDALGSPLLRHALGGLIETMPESMALCAPNANSFRRFREDTFVPLSPAWAYNNRTTALRIPAGPDHARRLEHRVAGADANPYLLTAMVLAGIHHGLTHRCDPGAPIEGNAYAQLAPALPITWLDALRALDAAAILPGYLGSDFLRVYLANKHTERAKFRHHISSLEYAWYLHTV comes from the coding sequence ATGTCTGCGCACGACACCCCGCACAAGCACCCTGAGCTTGCCGCCTTCCTGCAGGCCCACCCGGATGTCGTGGCGGTCGACCTGATTGTCTCCGACGTCAACGGCATTCTGCGCGGCAAACGCGTTTCCGTGCAGTCCCTGCCCAAAATATATGCCGACGGCGTCAACCTGCCCGGTTCCGTATTCGCCGCCGACATCACCGGCGACACCGCCGAGGAAACCGGGCTGGGCTTCGAGATCGGCGATGCCGATCAGATCTGCCATCCCATCCCCGGCACGTTGCGTCGCACTCCCTGGCACGCGCGTCCCACGGCGCAGCTGCTGCTCACCATGTACGACGAGCATGGCGCTCCCTATTTCGCCGACCCTCGCCACCGGCTGGCAGACATGCTGGCGCGCTTCCGCAAGGACCTCGGCCTGACGCCCGTGGTAGCGGTGGAGCTCGAGTTTTACCTGATCGACCGCGCCCGCGCGCCGGACGGCGGCCCGCAGCCGCCGATTTCGCCGGTCAGCGGCGAACGCGAACACAAGACACAGGTCTACGGCATCGCCGAACTCGACGATTACGGCGCTTTCCTCGAAGAAGTCGACGCAGCCTGCCTGACGCAGGGCATCCCGGCCGACACGGCGGTCGCCGAATACGCTCCCGGGCAATACGAAATCAATCTGCGGCATCAGAGCGACCCGCTCGCGGCCTGCGATCACGCCGTTCTGCTCAAACGTGTGGTGCGCAGCGTGGCCCAGCGCCACGGCATGTATGCCACCTTCATGGCCAAGCCCTACGCCGACCTGCCGGGCAGCGGTACGCATATCCACGTCAGCCTGCTCGACGCCGACGGGCACAACGTCTTCGGCAACGGCGACGCGCTCGGCAGCCCGCTGCTACGCCACGCGCTCGGCGGCCTGATCGAAACCATGCCCGAATCAATGGCCCTGTGCGCGCCCAATGCCAATTCGTTCCGCCGTTTCCGCGAAGACACCTTCGTGCCGCTGTCGCCGGCCTGGGCCTACAACAATCGCACCACGGCACTGCGCATCCCCGCCGGCCCTGATCATGCGCGCCGGCTCGAACACCGGGTGGCCGGCGCCGACGCCAACCCCTACCTGCTCACGGCAATGGTACTTGCCGGCATCCACCACGGCCTCACGCACCGATGCGACCCCGGCGCCCCCATCGAAGGCAACGCCTACGCCCAGCTGGCACCGGCGCTGCCGATCACCTGGCTGGACGCGCTGCGCGCACTGGACGCGGCCGCGATCCTCCCCGGCTATCTCGGCAGCGATTTCCTGCGTGTCTACCTGGCCAACAAACACACCGAGCGCGCCAAATTCCGCCACCACATTTCCTCCCTGGAATACGCCTGGTACCTGCATACCGTCTAG
- a CDS encoding gamma-glutamyl-gamma-aminobutyrate hydrolase family protein: MTDRKPLIAIPADARMLGAHLFHAAAEKYLRAVTEVVQGVPVIIPAMAQWLSCDDVLDRVDGILLPGSPSNIEPHHYNGSPSAEGTLHDPARDALSLPLIQAALARGTPLFAICRGLQEMNVALGGSLHQRVHELPGMQDHREDPEQPLDIQYGPAHEVEIAPGGLLADLLDQPRILVNSLHWQGINRLAPGARAEAVADDGLVEAFAVPSAPGFNLAVQWHPEWNATANPVSTKLFETFGDACRARMRSGA; this comes from the coding sequence ATGACTGATCGCAAGCCCCTGATCGCCATTCCCGCCGATGCACGCATGCTGGGGGCGCATCTGTTCCATGCGGCGGCGGAGAAATATCTGCGGGCGGTGACCGAGGTCGTGCAGGGCGTGCCCGTCATCATTCCTGCGATGGCGCAATGGCTGTCCTGCGACGACGTGCTCGATCGCGTGGACGGCATTCTGCTGCCTGGCAGCCCCTCCAACATCGAACCCCATCATTACAACGGTTCGCCCAGCGCGGAGGGTACCTTGCATGATCCGGCACGCGATGCGCTCAGCCTGCCGCTGATCCAGGCCGCACTGGCGCGCGGCACTCCGCTGTTTGCCATCTGCAGAGGCCTACAGGAAATGAACGTGGCGCTGGGCGGGAGTCTGCACCAGCGGGTGCATGAGCTGCCGGGCATGCAGGATCACCGCGAGGATCCCGAGCAGCCGCTGGACATCCAGTACGGTCCGGCACACGAGGTGGAAATCGCGCCCGGCGGCCTGCTGGCCGATCTGCTCGACCAGCCGCGGATACTGGTCAATTCGCTGCATTGGCAGGGCATCAACCGTCTGGCGCCCGGCGCGCGCGCCGAGGCGGTGGCCGACGACGGTCTGGTGGAGGCCTTCGCGGTGCCGAGTGCACCCGGCTTCAATCTCGCGGTACAGTGGCATCCCGAATGGAATGCGACCGCCAACCCGGTTTCGACGAAGCTGTTCGAAACCTTCGGCGACGCATGCCGTGCCCGCATGCGCTCGGGAGCGTGA
- a CDS encoding glutamine synthetase family protein encodes MNQQDMDYINGWFAERRITEVECLVPDMTGNARGKIIPASKFCKELGLRLPEQLFIQTVTGDWPDDENIVDPREIDMVLKPDTNTLRLVPWTADPTAQIIHDCFLRDGSPVDIAPREVLKRVLAQYEQRGWRPVVAPELEFFLVKRNTDPDYPLEPPIGRSGRPERARQSYGIDAVNEFDPLFEDIYDYCESQELDIDTLIHESGAAQMEINFLHGEALSLADQVFLFKRTVREAAMRHDMYATFMAKPLENEPGSAMHIHQSVVDAATGKNLFADENGAMSEYFRHFIGGLQRYLPAAMSFFAPNVNSYRRIARHESAPINADWGMDNRTVGLRVPFAPAHAMRVENRVAGADANPYLALAATLACGLLGCIERIEPRAEQKASAYELPFGLPRSLEESLRNLDECAPLQDLLGERFVRVYGAIKRKEYETFFRVISSWEREFLLLSV; translated from the coding sequence ATGAACCAGCAGGATATGGATTACATCAACGGCTGGTTTGCGGAACGGCGCATCACCGAAGTCGAATGCCTGGTGCCGGACATGACCGGCAACGCCCGCGGCAAGATCATCCCGGCCAGCAAGTTCTGCAAGGAGCTGGGCCTGCGCCTGCCCGAGCAGCTGTTCATCCAGACCGTGACCGGCGACTGGCCGGACGACGAGAACATCGTCGACCCGCGCGAGATCGACATGGTCCTCAAGCCCGACACCAACACGCTGCGCCTGGTGCCCTGGACGGCCGATCCGACGGCGCAGATCATCCACGACTGCTTCCTGCGCGACGGCTCGCCGGTGGACATCGCGCCGCGCGAGGTGCTCAAGCGCGTGCTCGCGCAGTACGAGCAGCGCGGCTGGCGACCGGTGGTCGCCCCCGAGCTGGAATTCTTTCTGGTCAAGCGCAACACCGATCCGGACTATCCCTTGGAGCCGCCGATCGGCCGATCCGGGCGCCCGGAACGCGCGCGCCAGTCCTACGGCATCGACGCGGTCAACGAGTTCGATCCGCTGTTCGAGGATATCTACGACTACTGCGAATCGCAGGAACTGGACATCGACACCCTGATCCACGAGTCCGGCGCGGCGCAGATGGAGATCAACTTCCTGCACGGCGAGGCGCTGTCGCTGGCCGACCAGGTGTTCCTGTTCAAGCGCACCGTGCGCGAGGCGGCGATGCGCCACGACATGTATGCGACCTTCATGGCCAAGCCGCTGGAGAACGAACCCGGCAGCGCCATGCATATTCACCAGAGCGTGGTCGACGCGGCCACCGGCAAGAACCTGTTTGCCGACGAGAACGGCGCCATGAGCGAATATTTCCGCCACTTTATCGGCGGCCTGCAGCGCTACCTGCCGGCGGCGATGTCCTTCTTCGCGCCGAACGTCAATTCCTACCGCCGCATCGCCCGCCACGAGTCGGCGCCGATCAACGCCGACTGGGGCATGGACAACCGCACCGTCGGCCTGCGCGTGCCCTTCGCGCCGGCCCATGCCATGCGCGTGGAGAACCGTGTGGCCGGCGCCGACGCCAATCCCTATCTCGCGCTGGCCGCGACCCTGGCCTGCGGCCTGCTCGGCTGCATCGAGCGCATCGAGCCGCGCGCGGAGCAGAAGGCGAGCGCCTACGAGCTGCCGTTCGGGCTGCCGCGCAGCCTGGAGGAATCCCTGCGCAACCTCGACGAATGCGCGCCGCTGCAGGATCTGCTCGGCGAGCGCTTCGTGCGCGTCTACGGGGCGATCAAGCGCAAGGAATACGAAACCTTCTTTCGAGTGATCAGCTCCTGGGAGCGCGAGTTCCTGCTGCTCTCGGTCTGA